The Acholeplasma laidlawii PG-8A DNA window GATAAATATTTAACAGACCACTATAAAGACATTACACGTTCACAGTTTAGTGACTTTATTAAGCGTGGTTTTGTAACAATTGACGATAAAGTAATAACTAAACCATCTTTTGATGTACTTGAACACCACGTTGTGAAATTTAATAAAGACGACGTCTTTGTTTCACGTGGTGGTGAGAAGTTAGAACATGCAATTGATGTTTTTGGTATAGATATTTCTAATAAAGTCGTCATCGATGTCGGTGCATCGACTGGTGGGTTTACTCAAAGTGTATTAAACCATGGGGCAAAACATGTCTATGCATATGATGTAGGTACAGATCAGTTAGCAAAAAGCTTACGTAGTGATGTACGTGTCTCATCGTTTGAACAAACCAACATATTAGATGTTAATCTACCCGAAAATGATCTGATTGTTATAGATGTATCCTTTACATCGGTATTACCAATTTTAAGTCATGTCACACCTTTTGCAAAAGAGATCATCTTTTTACTTAAACCTCAATTTGAGACAACAAAGGATATGCTTAAAAAAGGTATATTAAAATCAGAAAAAGAAATATCTAAAATCATTGAAAAAACAACGCAACACTTAAAGTCATTATCATTACAAATCTTAGGTTTTACACCAAGTCCAATAACCGGCAAAGATGGAAACCAAGAGTATTTAATTTACTGTACAAGGAGTTAATACATG harbors:
- a CDS encoding TlyA family RNA methyltransferase, which encodes MRLDKYLTDHYKDITRSQFSDFIKRGFVTIDDKVITKPSFDVLEHHVVKFNKDDVFVSRGGEKLEHAIDVFGIDISNKVVIDVGASTGGFTQSVLNHGAKHVYAYDVGTDQLAKSLRSDVRVSSFEQTNILDVNLPENDLIVIDVSFTSVLPILSHVTPFAKEIIFLLKPQFETTKDMLKKGILKSEKEISKIIEKTTQHLKSLSLQILGFTPSPITGKDGNQEYLIYCTRS